The sequence AAAACAGATTTTTCTATATTGGGATGAGCTACTAAAAACAAAATTTTTTTTTCCATGATTGAAAAATCAATTAAAAATTAATACGATTCAATCCTCTTATCATACTTTGTATGTGATTAGCAGATTTCTTCAACAGATTTATTTCTTCTTTATTTAATTGTAATTCTATAATTTTTTCCATTCCCGATTTTCCTAAAACAATTGGAACTCCTAAACACATATCTGTAAACTCATATTCCCCTTTTAAGAAAACAGAACATGATAAAATTCGTTTGGAATCATTAAGAATGGATTCTACCATTTTAACAACAGAAACACTAGGAGCCATCCACGCAGATGTCCCCAATAAATTAACAATCTCTTCTCCCCCACTTTTAGTTTTTTCAATAATAATCTTATTTTTTTCTTTCGACAATAATTCAAAAATAGGAATTCCTGATATAGAAGTATATCTGTATAAAGGAACCATAGTATTTCCATGCCCTCCTAATAATAATGTTTGTATATCCATAGGAGAACAATTTAATTCTTTGGATAAAAAATAACGATATCTAGTTGAGTCCAATATACCTGCCATTCCCATAACACGAGAAGAATCCACCTTTGCGGTTTTATAACAAACATAGGTCATCACATCCAATGGATTAGAAACAATTATAAATTTTGCTTTAGGAGAAAAATGGATGGATTTATTAGTCACAGAATGAATAATTTCTGCATTAGTATTTACCAATTCATCACGGCTCATTCCTGGTTTTCTGGGAATTCCAGAAGTAATAATAATTATTTCAGAATTTTCCGATTTTGAATAATCATTGGTAACACCAAGAACCTTAGTATTTGATCCAACAATGGATAACATCTGAGATATATCTAGACTTTTTCCTTCCGCTAATTTTTCTTTCCTATCCAATAAAATAATTTCTTTGACTATTCCTTTATTAGCCAATAAACTAGCACATGAGGCTCCCACATTTCCTGCTCCAATAATAGT comes from Blattabacterium sp. (Mastotermes darwiniensis) str. MADAR and encodes:
- the mdh gene encoding malate dehydrogenase; its protein translation is MKITIIGAGNVGASCASLLANKGIVKEIILLDRKEKLAEGKSLDISQMLSIVGSNTKVLGVTNDYSKSENSEIIIITSGIPRKPGMSRDELVNTNAEIIHSVTNKSIHFSPKAKFIIVSNPLDVMTYVCYKTAKVDSSRVMGMAGILDSTRYRYFLSKELNCSPMDIQTLLLGGHGNTMVPLYRYTSISGIPIFELLSKEKNKIIIEKTKSGGEEIVNLLGTSAWMAPSVSVVKMVESILNDSKRILSCSVFLKGEYEFTDMCLGVPIVLGKSGMEKIIELQLNKEEINLLKKSANHIQSMIRGLNRINF